One stretch of Syntrophorhabdaceae bacterium DNA includes these proteins:
- a CDS encoding aspartate aminotransferase family protein: protein MQEEIIKKGQQYLANTYNRFPIVVTKGQGPWLWDLNGRRYLDFLAGIAVCNLGHAHRNVIDGICTQAEKLFHISNLFCIEPQIKAAELLCNYSFGEKIFFCNSGAEANEAAIKLARRYSWSRYGEDRHEIIVMENSFHGRTIATLSATGQPKFHEGFKPLLDGFRYCPFNDIEALKAMINNKTCAIMIELIQSEGGVYVAEKEYIQEIRRLADERDILLIIDEIQTGMGRTGRFFGYEHFGIEPDIMTLAKALGNGFPVGAMIAKKRIADAFVPGTHASTFGGNPLAMSAVIATLNTIIDDGIIKHCENMGKYLFEGLMKLKQRFSFIIDVRGMGLLLGVELSINGDDVLKEFMEEGVILNCTKGRIIRLLPPLIITKDDVDLFLEIAERIFDRHMKTKT, encoded by the coding sequence ATGCAGGAAGAGATAATAAAAAAAGGACAGCAGTATCTTGCCAATACATATAATAGGTTTCCCATAGTAGTTACAAAAGGCCAGGGTCCGTGGCTTTGGGACTTAAACGGCAGGAGGTATCTGGATTTCCTGGCAGGTATTGCTGTATGTAATCTGGGTCATGCCCACAGAAATGTCATAGACGGTATTTGCACTCAGGCAGAGAAATTATTTCACATATCCAATCTTTTTTGCATCGAGCCACAGATTAAGGCAGCAGAACTCCTATGCAATTACTCTTTCGGCGAAAAGATATTCTTCTGCAACAGCGGTGCTGAGGCAAACGAGGCAGCTATAAAGCTGGCAAGGAGATATTCATGGAGTAGATATGGAGAAGATAGACACGAGATAATAGTTATGGAAAATTCATTTCATGGAAGAACCATAGCAACCTTATCGGCTACAGGCCAGCCAAAATTCCACGAGGGATTTAAGCCTCTTCTGGATGGTTTTCGATACTGCCCTTTTAATGACATAGAGGCCTTGAAGGCCATGATAAATAATAAGACCTGCGCTATTATGATAGAGCTTATCCAATCTGAGGGCGGTGTATACGTGGCAGAAAAGGAATATATTCAGGAGATAAGAAGGCTGGCAGATGAAAGAGATATATTGCTCATTATAGATGAGATTCAGACAGGGATGGGAAGGACAGGTCGTTTTTTTGGATATGAACATTTTGGCATAGAGCCTGATATCATGACCCTTGCCAAGGCGCTGGGGAATGGTTTTCCTGTAGGCGCCATGATAGCCAAGAAAAGGATTGCAGATGCCTTTGTGCCAGGCACCCATGCATCTACCTTTGGTGGAAATCCCCTTGCCATGTCAGCTGTTATTGCCACGCTGAATACTATAATCGATGATGGTATTATAAAACACTGTGAGAATATGGGTAAATATCTTTTCGAAGGCTTGATGAAATTAAAACAGAGATTTTCATTCATTATAGATGTGAGAGGTATGGGTCTCCTTTTAGGCGTGGAATTATCCATAAATGGAGATGATGTTCTAAAGGAATTTATGGAGGAAGGGGTTATATTGAACTGCACAAAG
- the argB gene encoding acetylglutamate kinase, which produces MSEKIKTLLEALPYIKRFFGSTFVIKYGGAAMEEESLKKEFARDIALLKYVGINPVIVHGGGPMIGKLLKELQIPTKFVDGLRVTDEKTLEVVEMVLSGLINKEIVKNINDMGGRAIGLSGKDGRLLMAKKVDDKDIGFVGDIVNVNVDIIKNINKNGYIPVIAPLADGIDGHSYNINADTAAGRIAEALFAEKLILLTDVDGVLGRDENLISSLTKKDVDILIKNNTITGGMIPKVTCCLNALRGGVKETHIINGRIPHAILLEIFTDSGIGTKISGGI; this is translated from the coding sequence ATGAGTGAAAAGATAAAGACATTACTTGAAGCACTGCCATATATAAAGAGATTTTTCGGTTCCACCTTTGTTATAAAATACGGTGGTGCTGCCATGGAGGAGGAGTCCCTTAAAAAAGAGTTTGCCAGAGACATTGCACTTTTAAAATATGTGGGGATAAATCCTGTTATAGTTCATGGTGGTGGCCCAATGATAGGCAAGCTTTTGAAAGAACTCCAGATACCCACAAAATTCGTAGACGGCTTAAGGGTTACAGATGAAAAGACCCTTGAGGTTGTTGAGATGGTCCTCTCAGGACTCATCAACAAGGAGATTGTAAAGAATATCAATGATATGGGGGGCAGGGCAATAGGCCTATCAGGAAAAGACGGGAGGCTCCTCATGGCAAAAAAGGTAGATGACAAGGATATAGGTTTTGTGGGTGATATAGTAAATGTCAATGTGGACATAATTAAAAATATAAATAAAAACGGCTATATACCTGTTATTGCACCTCTTGCCGATGGTATAGATGGTCATTCATATAATATTAATGCCGATACGGCAGCAGGGAGGATTGCAGAGGCTTTGTTTGCAGAAAAGCTTATACTCCTCACGGATGTGGACGGCGTCCTGGGAAGAGACGAGAATCTCATATCATCATTAACCAAAAAAGATGTAGATATACTTATCAAAAATAACACCATAACCGGTGGCATGATACCTAAAGTAACATGCTGTTTAAATGCCTTAAGGGGAGGCGTCAAAGAGACCCACATAATAAACGGCAGAATACCCCATGCTATACTCCTTGAGATATTTACCGATTCAGGAATAGGTACAAAGATTTCAGGAGGTATTTGA
- the hslU gene encoding ATP-dependent protease ATPase subunit HslU, which translates to MKTLKPREITDELNRFIIGQHKAKKAVSIALRNRWRRQMIPKELRDEIAPKNIIMIGPTGVGKTEIARRLAKLANAPFLKIEATKFTEVGYVGRDVESMIRDLTELSVNMVKKEEQEAVQEKAKIMAEERILDILLPSVKKTALLNNNEKEQEDSSREKMRSLFRSGRLDNKIVEIEMPDRALPMIEIFSASGLEEMDMQIRDIFGNILPKKTKKRKLKVKDAYEYLIQEESRKLIDMDKVIKDAIERVEQTGIIFLDEIDKIASRNHAHGPDVSREGVQRDILPIVEGTTVNTKYGMVKTDHILFIAAGAFHMSKPSDLIPELQGRFPIRVELDSLTKDDFYRIITEPDNALIKQYKALLKTEDIELEFEKEAIEEITDIAQRINEMTENIGARRLYTVMEKLLEDISYSAPDMSEKKITITRKYVREKLGEFLEKEDLSRYIL; encoded by the coding sequence ATGAAGACATTAAAACCAAGAGAGATAACAGATGAACTTAACAGGTTCATAATAGGGCAGCATAAGGCTAAAAAGGCAGTATCTATAGCCTTAAGAAACAGATGGCGCAGGCAGATGATCCCCAAGGAATTAAGGGATGAGATTGCCCCTAAAAACATAATAATGATAGGACCTACAGGCGTGGGAAAGACGGAGATTGCAAGGCGTCTTGCAAAACTGGCAAATGCACCATTTTTAAAGATAGAAGCCACAAAATTTACAGAGGTAGGCTATGTGGGCAGAGATGTAGAATCCATGATAAGGGATCTAACAGAGCTTTCTGTGAATATGGTAAAAAAGGAGGAACAAGAAGCAGTACAGGAGAAGGCAAAGATTATGGCAGAGGAGAGGATACTGGATATATTACTTCCTTCAGTAAAAAAGACTGCCTTGTTAAATAATAACGAAAAAGAACAGGAAGACTCTTCCAGGGAGAAGATGAGAAGCCTTTTCAGATCCGGTAGGCTCGATAATAAAATAGTAGAGATCGAGATGCCTGACAGGGCATTGCCTATGATAGAAATATTTTCTGCATCAGGCTTGGAAGAGATGGATATGCAGATTAGAGATATATTTGGAAATATTCTTCCCAAAAAGACAAAGAAGAGAAAACTCAAAGTAAAAGATGCTTATGAGTATCTTATCCAGGAAGAGTCAAGGAAGCTTATAGATATGGACAAGGTTATCAAGGATGCCATAGAAAGGGTTGAACAAACAGGTATCATATTCCTTGATGAGATAGATAAGATAGCAAGCAGGAATCACGCCCATGGACCTGATGTTTCCAGAGAGGGCGTTCAGAGGGATATACTTCCAATTGTGGAAGGAACAACGGTTAATACCAAATATGGTATGGTAAAGACAGACCATATATTGTTTATTGCAGCAGGGGCATTTCACATGTCTAAACCATCAGACCTTATACCTGAATTACAGGGCAGGTTCCCCATAAGGGTAGAGCTTGATTCATTAACAAAGGATGATTTCTACAGGATAATAACCGAACCTGATAATGCATTGATCAAACAATATAAGGCACTCCTTAAAACAGAGGATATTGAACTTGAGTTCGAAAAAGAGGCGATAGAGGAGATAACAGATATTGCCCAGAGGATAAACGAGATGACGGAAAATATAGGCGCAAGGAGACTCTATACAGTCATGGAAAAACTCCTTGAAGACATATCCTATTCTGCGCCTGATATGAGTGAAAAGAAGATCACCATAACAAGGAAATATGTGAGGGAGAAATTAGGGGAGTTTCTGGAAAAGGAGGATTTAAGCAGATATATTCTTTAG
- the hslV gene encoding ATP-dependent protease subunit HslV, with the protein MEATTVLCIRHKGNVAIGGDGQVTLNTTVMKHTAKKVRKLYKDKCLAGFAGATADAFTLFERFEKKLEQFNGNIIRASVELAKDWRTDRLLRRLEALLIVADEEHTFILSGNGDVIEPDDGVAAIGSGGAYAQAAAKALIKYTDLTAAEIVRESMLIAADICIYTNDRIVIEEL; encoded by the coding sequence ATGGAAGCTACAACTGTATTGTGTATAAGACATAAGGGTAATGTTGCTATTGGCGGAGATGGACAAGTTACATTAAATACCACCGTAATGAAACATACTGCAAAAAAGGTAAGAAAATTATATAAGGATAAGTGTCTTGCAGGCTTTGCAGGTGCCACCGCTGATGCCTTTACGCTCTTTGAAAGGTTTGAAAAGAAGTTAGAGCAATTTAACGGTAATATCATAAGGGCATCTGTAGAGCTTGCAAAGGACTGGAGAACAGACAGGTTGCTCAGGAGGCTCGAGGCCCTCCTGATAGTTGCCGATGAAGAGCATACTTTTATTCTTTCAGGAAACGGAGATGTAATTGAACCAGATGATGGTGTGGCAGCCATAGGCTCAGGCGGTGCATATGCCCAGGCAGCAGCAAAGGCTCTAATCAAATATACAGACCTTACTGCAGCAGAGATTGTGAGGGAATCTATGTTGATTGCTGCTGATATTTGTATATATACTAACGACAGGATTGTTATAGAGGAATTATAA
- a CDS encoding tyrosine recombinase XerC — MAEEFYRYLDLEKGVLPNTKRAYRSDIELFIDFVENNGYKSLDHLTIRSYIVSVYKGLKKSSLSRKISSIKVFFRFMKKRGYIHENSALIIRTPKTEKHMPKFYTIDEMFHFLDYLPREGWINMRNKAIFELMYSTGMRAQEALNINIEDIHLQGMWVRVRGKGGRERILPFGEKAKTALEDYLEWLKGAGRYSSERPIFINFRGGRLSYRGLLKIMKKHQLNAGLFKDLALHGIRHSFATHMLDNGADLRSIQELLGHSKLSTTQKYTHVSIDKLMETYDKSHPRR, encoded by the coding sequence ATGGCTGAAGAATTTTACAGGTATCTTGATTTGGAGAAAGGCGTCCTTCCCAACACAAAAAGGGCATATAGATCTGATATAGAGTTATTTATAGATTTTGTTGAAAATAATGGCTATAAGAGCCTTGATCATCTTACTATAAGGTCTTATATTGTAAGCGTCTATAAGGGTCTTAAGAAATCTTCACTTTCAAGGAAGATCTCTTCAATTAAGGTTTTTTTTAGATTTATGAAGAAGAGGGGTTATATACATGAAAATAGCGCCCTTATTATTAGAACACCAAAGACTGAAAAGCATATGCCTAAATTCTATACTATAGATGAGATGTTTCATTTTCTTGATTATCTGCCCAGAGAGGGGTGGATCAATATGAGAAACAAGGCAATATTTGAGCTTATGTATTCCACAGGTATGAGGGCCCAGGAGGCATTAAACATAAATATAGAAGATATCCACCTGCAAGGTATGTGGGTAAGAGTAAGAGGAAAGGGAGGAAGGGAAAGGATATTACCTTTTGGAGAAAAGGCAAAGACCGCCCTGGAGGATTATTTAGAATGGCTTAAAGGCGCAGGAAGGTATTCATCTGAAAGACCTATTTTTATAAACTTTAGGGGGGGTAGGCTTTCATATAGGGGGCTCTTGAAGATCATGAAAAAACATCAACTCAATGCCGGTCTTTTTAAAGACCTCGCCCTTCACGGCATAAGACACTCCTTTGCCACCCACATGCTTGATAACGGAGCAGACTTAAGGAGTATACAGGAGCTATTAGGGCATTCAAAGCTCTCAACAACCCAGAAATACACCCATGTCTCCATAGACAAATTAATGGAGACATACGATAAATCCCATCCAAGAAGGTAA
- a CDS encoding NAD-dependent deacylase: MIDKAIERLKKTRSLLVITGAGISAESGIPTFRGADGLWENYRAEELATPWAFERDPETVWRWYDWRRGIIGKAEPNKGHLAIKRFEEIFENFFLITQNVDGLHAKTGIKNMVEIHGNLWRVCCTRDKRTFMLTEHPLKIVPPVCECGSIVRPDVVWFGESIPGEYIQRSYEAMNRCDTLIVAGTSGVVYPVASFPQMVKDNGGFVIEVNIEETPISQIADISLYGASGDILPMLVKGLEP; this comes from the coding sequence ATGATAGATAAGGCAATAGAAAGATTAAAAAAAACAAGGTCATTACTGGTCATTACTGGTGCGGGTATATCTGCCGAAAGTGGTATCCCCACCTTCAGGGGTGCTGATGGATTATGGGAGAACTACAGGGCAGAGGAGCTTGCCACACCGTGGGCATTTGAAAGAGACCCTGAAACTGTATGGAGATGGTATGATTGGCGCAGGGGTATTATAGGCAAGGCAGAACCAAATAAAGGACATCTTGCCATCAAACGTTTTGAAGAGATATTTGAGAATTTTTTTCTAATAACACAGAATGTAGACGGACTCCATGCAAAAACAGGCATAAAGAATATGGTGGAGATACATGGGAATCTTTGGAGGGTCTGTTGCACAAGGGACAAAAGGACATTTATGCTCACAGAACATCCATTGAAAATAGTGCCACCAGTATGCGAATGCGGAAGCATTGTGCGACCTGATGTGGTATGGTTTGGAGAGTCCATACCAGGTGAGTATATTCAGAGGTCCTATGAAGCCATGAACAGGTGTGACACATTGATAGTGGCAGGAACATCTGGAGTTGTATATCCTGTGGCATCTTTCCCCCAGATGGTAAAGGACAACGGAGGCTTTGTCATTGAAGTAAATATAGAAGAGACTCCTATTAGTCAGATTGCTGATATATCCCTTTACGGTGCATCCGGTGATATATTGCCTATGTTGGTAAAAGGCTTAGAGCCTTGA
- a CDS encoding DUF2520 domain-containing protein codes for MRIGVIGAGKVGVSISYIMLQKGLHVIAMSDKDSHALEIAIKYLEDKGDVIFTSDNTHVVDKSDMVIIATQDRIINEVAQELDGKIYNFDGKYIVHTSGAHSSQILKPLDSKGARLGVMHPLQTFPDIESAIMVLPDTYIFIQGDVQCLPALRYVAEIIGKKSIEIKENHMVLYHLSAVIVCNLFCALLYSGEDIAKEIGIGLEPYFPIIRATLKNIEQKGPLKSLTGPIVRGDINTIESHLDSLKDKGILKDLYITLSRVALKMAQERGDINKELGEKISHLLEQRGEP; via the coding sequence ATGAGGATAGGGGTCATAGGGGCTGGAAAGGTTGGGGTATCAATTAGTTATATCATGCTACAAAAGGGGCTCCATGTGATTGCCATGTCTGACAAGGATAGCCATGCACTGGAGATTGCAATAAAGTATCTGGAAGATAAGGGGGATGTGATTTTTACTTCAGACAATACCCACGTGGTTGACAAATCTGATATGGTCATTATCGCCACCCAGGACAGGATTATAAATGAGGTAGCCCAAGAACTTGATGGAAAAATTTATAACTTTGATGGAAAATATATTGTTCATACAAGTGGTGCCCATTCATCCCAGATTTTAAAACCTCTTGATTCAAAAGGTGCAAGGCTGGGTGTCATGCATCCTTTACAGACATTTCCTGATATAGAAAGTGCCATAATGGTTCTGCCAGATACATACATTTTTATCCAGGGAGACGTTCAATGCCTTCCTGCACTTCGCTATGTAGCAGAGATAATAGGCAAAAAGTCGATCGAGATAAAAGAAAATCATATGGTTCTTTATCATCTCTCAGCGGTTATAGTTTGTAATCTCTTTTGTGCCCTTTTATATTCCGGTGAAGATATAGCAAAAGAGATAGGCATAGGTCTTGAGCCATACTTTCCTATAATAAGGGCTACATTAAAAAATATAGAACAAAAAGGGCCTCTTAAATCCTTGACAGGACCCATAGTGAGGGGTGATATTAATACTATTGAATCCCACCTTGATTCACTAAAAGATAAGGGTATTCTGAAAGATTTATATATAACACTCTCCCGGGTTGCATTAAAGATGGCGCAGGAAAGGGGAGATATAAACAAAGAGTTGGGAGAAAAGATATCCCATTTGTTAGAACAAAGGGGTGAACCATGA
- a CDS encoding AsmA-like C-terminal domain-containing protein yields MKKIIYISLGIICFIFLVVFAARLLLPYGTVYILEKAINGRAQLEKIDISFEDKVLKVDISGIRLEGDIDGSIGSIQVSYDIKRGLYLNNLTMSDFHLSVKKKKEDKIRFLKIPAGLVLIKKGIIQYDSYKIIINEIVVKNLVYKKPFTFQLDIQSDYYFHTILAKGEGVYRRRGFELKGNANISGLRGDLWTSHIKGHINGKCNFNYEKDKLTINGPVEAIDFSLNAGFLLKPLFLKKVNGNISLTYHNKSVHVFISGVKFKGSPFDLQIKTDLEGLEMIMVKSGYINMEDIKSNLYLKNISKEANNAMDYIQYGWVRLNRLLYSRTSPFLCDLDIKDVGLLYDDMEIKNINGHLIIDETKAKFDNFYGLFKRSRFHNINGQLDFAGSKGIKVKGNFYVNLLDIPTKVDLGNLKFKNGFSEGIFEFEKREGEKEYNLKGNGRLIKSEVLFNDFPVHAKGFYRFNRDEIEFDPLEIEKGQSSLKIRGRWRKGLLGIRIMGRLDIQHIYPFVKIPFKARGTTELDMEIKKKDSDIHISGFVNMDDLYYKIEKILSKNRGIRNTVSLTILRKNGVIEINHFDYNLEGINLRLKGKIDKDVARDVHLTLKVPEIEKTDHIFLLIDTSVKGNIAMDIMAKELFFSFKKVPLIYGTIEIKNGYIKLPDIPSPLSEINLTSKFDGDEIHIKSNGIKCGNSVFNSMELRSKGIENPNFALSIDIDNFNYSDFETPGDIVIYSIRPDNILAKAKGEAHITAKSARIGNKIGSNVLMKVVYGDRKLNLSEIKANALDGYVEGHGVIDISGTVPMISLTGKMNGISSGEFLRMFGAKTHVIESKEFIFMDINFYGNTIKDFTKTLSGKATIYSENGVIKKMNLLSKIFGLLNVYELLRGRVDLTTSGFKYNKTSANFAINNGIFRSDDYIIDSPSMVITGQGSLNLVDETMEARITVSPLVTIDKVISNIPILKNMLKDKKRGFIYAVYDVNGPIDDPDIKTGYIHTIGSLPLNILRGMIEFPMNLFRNNSAR; encoded by the coding sequence ATGAAAAAAATTATATATATATCCTTAGGCATAATCTGTTTTATCTTCTTGGTAGTATTTGCAGCACGCCTTCTTCTTCCTTATGGCACCGTATATATTTTAGAAAAGGCAATCAATGGAAGGGCTCAATTAGAAAAAATTGATATCAGTTTTGAGGATAAGGTTTTAAAGGTAGATATTTCAGGTATAAGACTTGAGGGTGATATAGACGGGAGTATCGGGTCAATACAGGTTTCTTATGATATAAAAAGAGGTCTTTATCTCAACAACCTTACAATGTCTGATTTTCATTTATCCGTAAAGAAAAAAAAGGAAGATAAAATCCGTTTTCTAAAAATACCTGCTGGATTGGTGCTTATAAAAAAGGGCATTATCCAGTATGATTCCTACAAGATTATAATAAATGAGATTGTTGTAAAAAACCTTGTTTATAAAAAACCTTTTACTTTTCAACTGGATATACAAAGTGATTACTATTTCCACACGATTTTGGCAAAGGGAGAGGGTGTATACAGAAGAAGGGGCTTTGAGCTTAAAGGTAATGCTAATATATCGGGATTAAGGGGCGATTTATGGACAAGCCACATAAAAGGCCATATCAATGGTAAGTGCAACTTTAATTATGAAAAGGACAAACTGACAATAAACGGACCCGTAGAAGCAATCGACTTTTCATTAAATGCAGGTTTTCTTTTAAAACCCCTTTTTTTGAAAAAGGTCAATGGTAATATATCATTAACCTATCACAATAAAAGTGTCCATGTATTTATTTCTGGGGTTAAATTCAAGGGCTCCCCTTTTGATTTGCAAATCAAGACTGATTTAGAAGGTCTTGAAATGATTATGGTAAAATCTGGGTATATAAATATGGAGGACATTAAAAGCAATCTATACCTTAAAAATATCTCAAAAGAAGCAAACAATGCAATGGACTATATTCAATACGGATGGGTGAGATTAAACAGATTGCTCTACAGTAGGACAAGCCCTTTTTTGTGCGATTTGGATATAAAGGATGTGGGTTTGCTTTATGATGATATGGAGATAAAGAATATTAATGGACACTTAATAATAGATGAGACAAAGGCTAAGTTCGATAATTTTTATGGCTTATTCAAGAGGAGCAGATTTCATAATATCAATGGCCAACTCGATTTTGCAGGTAGTAAAGGAATAAAGGTTAAAGGTAATTTTTATGTTAATCTCCTTGACATACCAACAAAGGTTGACCTTGGCAATCTAAAATTTAAAAACGGTTTTTCAGAGGGCATTTTTGAGTTTGAAAAGAGGGAAGGAGAGAAAGAATACAATTTAAAAGGGAATGGCAGACTTATAAAAAGTGAAGTCCTGTTTAATGATTTTCCTGTCCATGCAAAGGGTTTTTATAGATTTAATAGAGATGAAATAGAATTTGACCCCCTTGAGATAGAGAAAGGTCAATCCAGCTTAAAGATAAGAGGAAGATGGCGAAAGGGTCTCCTGGGTATAAGGATTATGGGGAGACTGGATATACAGCATATCTATCCTTTTGTAAAGATACCTTTCAAGGCCAGAGGGACAACTGAATTGGACATGGAGATTAAAAAAAAAGATAGCGATATTCATATCTCTGGTTTTGTAAATATGGATGACCTTTATTACAAAATAGAGAAAATTTTATCAAAAAACAGGGGCATAAGAAATACTGTAAGCCTCACAATACTTAGAAAAAACGGCGTTATAGAAATCAATCATTTCGATTATAATCTTGAAGGTATAAATCTAAGATTGAAAGGCAAGATAGATAAAGATGTTGCAAGGGATGTTCATTTAACTCTAAAAGTCCCTGAAATAGAAAAGACAGATCATATATTCTTGCTTATTGATACATCAGTAAAGGGAAACATAGCTATGGATATTATGGCAAAAGAGCTTTTTTTTTCTTTTAAGAAAGTACCTCTCATATACGGCACCATAGAGATAAAAAATGGCTATATAAAGTTGCCTGATATTCCCAGCCCTCTAAGCGAGATAAATCTCACTTCTAAATTTGATGGTGATGAAATTCATATTAAAAGCAATGGAATAAAATGCGGTAACAGTGTCTTTAATAGTATGGAGTTAAGATCAAAAGGTATAGAGAATCCTAATTTTGCACTATCTATTGATATTGATAATTTTAATTATAGTGATTTTGAGACGCCAGGAGACATAGTGATATACTCCATAAGGCCTGATAACATACTGGCAAAGGCCAAGGGAGAGGCACATATCACAGCAAAAAGTGCAAGAATTGGTAATAAGATAGGAAGCAATGTCTTAATGAAGGTTGTTTATGGTGACAGAAAACTAAATCTATCAGAGATAAAGGCAAATGCCCTTGATGGTTATGTTGAAGGCCACGGTGTGATAGATATTTCAGGGACTGTACCAATGATAAGTCTCACCGGAAAGATGAATGGTATATCAAGTGGTGAATTTCTAAGGATGTTTGGTGCAAAGACTCACGTAATAGAGTCAAAAGAATTCATATTTATGGATATTAATTTTTATGGGAATACAATAAAGGATTTTACAAAGACACTATCAGGTAAGGCAACCATATATAGCGAGAATGGTGTGATTAAAAAGATGAATCTTCTTTCCAAGATCTTTGGTCTTTTAAATGTTTATGAATTGCTTAGGGGCAGGGTTGATCTCACCACTTCTGGATTTAAATATAATAAAACAAGCGCTAATTTTGCAATAAATAATGGTATCTTCAGGTCAGACGATTATATTATAGACAGCCCTTCCATGGTTATAACAGGTCAGGGTAGCCTTAACCTTGTTGATGAGACCATGGAGGCAAGGATTACAGTGTCGCCTCTTGTTACCATAGACAAGGTAATAAGCAATATACCTATACTTAAAAATATGCTTAAGGATAAAAAGAGGGGGTTTATATATGCTGTCTATGATGTAAATGGACCAATAGATGACCCTGATATAAAAACAGGATATATCCATACCATAGGCAGTCTACCATTGAATATATTAAGAGGTATGATAGAGTTTCCAATGAATCTATTTAGAAATAATTCGGCAAGATAG
- a CDS encoding ComF family protein: MAALLNNLIDNVLDIVYYQTCASCGVKGKVICSSCEGSFKKIDYRSACPVCGRLTGKRLLCGECILNDRGFSEGYYGFVYENRLRDAVHTFKFNGRQEVGRYLVSLLRDIIAIISDKVDCIVPIPITEKRLNERGFNQSFIIAQEVSRLTGKPVFDKVIIKAKDTKDQYSLSKKERKNNIKGAFSLKKYHQIEGKRVLLVDDLFTTGFTAMEASKVINKAAPQAIVFFALARTP, translated from the coding sequence ATGGCAGCTTTATTAAATAATCTAATAGATAATGTTCTTGACATTGTTTATTATCAGACATGTGCATCCTGCGGGGTTAAAGGGAAAGTAATATGTAGTTCATGTGAAGGATCGTTTAAAAAAATAGATTACAGAAGCGCATGCCCTGTCTGCGGTAGATTAACAGGAAAAAGGCTTTTATGCGGTGAATGTATTTTAAATGATAGGGGCTTTTCAGAAGGATATTATGGTTTTGTCTATGAAAACAGGCTTAGAGATGCAGTCCATACATTTAAGTTTAATGGCAGGCAAGAGGTGGGCAGATATCTTGTTTCGCTTTTAAGAGATATTATTGCTATTATCTCTGATAAGGTAGACTGCATAGTTCCCATACCCATAACAGAAAAAAGATTAAATGAGAGGGGCTTCAACCAATCCTTTATAATAGCCCAAGAGGTCTCAAGGCTTACTGGAAAGCCTGTCTTTGATAAAGTTATTATTAAAGCAAAAGATACGAAAGACCAATATTCCCTATCGAAAAAGGAGAGAAAAAATAATATAAAAGGGGCATTTTCCCTCAAAAAATACCATCAGATAGAGGGTAAAAGGGTTCTCCTTGTGGATGATCTCTTTACAACAGGTTTCACGGCCATGGAGGCATCAAAGGTTATAAATAAGGCTGCTCCTCAGGCAATAGTATTTTTTGCCCTCGCGAGAACTCCATAA